The genomic window aaagaaagaaaaatagaacaaaaaacgacactaaaagaaaaaatcttgaaataagattcaaatagaaaagtaataaaaaataaaaaatactaaataagcCAGTTTCCTAGATATAAAAATTAGAAGATGCGGCATATTTATATACTGATAGGAGCAGGGGCAGGCACAGGCGGAAGAAAGAGTAGCGGAAGAGACAGCAAAAGAGTTGGAGAAGGAGGTGCGACGCATGCTGATGTTGAAGAGAATAGTCATCGAACCCATCATGTTACTAGAATCCATCTACAATCTCCAACGCTTGGGTTTGGCCTACAAGTTTGACGCTGACATCAAAATTAAACCATTCTTGCTTCGGATTTCGATAGAAACATCAGCTCCATGCTACAGCTCTTGCCTTTCGCTTACTTCGACAGCACGGTTTCCATGTCTCCCAGGGTATCATctcaataacaagaaaaattatatttataatttttattatatcattATACAATTTTTTATGAAGATAAATAATGGTGCAAGTGCAGATATTTTCAAGAGCTTTAAGGTATATTATTCATATCTATTCATTATTGGCTTCTCCTCTACTTGATTAGCTTATTCATTTTCAAATATATTCAATTACAGATGGGATGTGATTGCAGTAAACACTCTTCCAGACTACATGAAATTGATCTTCTTAGCACTCTTCAATAGTGTCAATGGCATGATTGCCTTCCTCATCTCGCAAAATTGCGGTAAATAAAAATTCTGAtattatatcataaaattattaaaaataataactgaTGTGGTGAATGTTATCAGTGATGTGAGTTGTGCAAAGCATTCCGGCAAGAAGCAAACTGGTGCAACAAGAACATCATTCCGCCGTTTCATGCCTACCTACAAAATGCAACAATTTCGTCGTCCAGCGAGGCGTTACTTGCTCCTTGCTATTTCTTACTAGCTCAAGCTATCGATGATTCCATTACTACTAACTACCTGGTTCGCTCCTCATGCACCATTTTCAGGCTCTACAATGATCGAGAAAGAGTGGAAGAAGATGAATGGAGAGTGTACACCACTACTGCTAGCAGCTTTCAAAGAAATAGCTATCAACATGGCTCGAGTTTCACAATGCACCTACCAACATGGTGATGGCTTAGGCAGGCCTGGTCATTCAGCACACAACAGAATCAATCTGTTACTTGTTCACTGTTACATACACAAGCAAAAATGAAGTATTAAGAATAGAAGCTTCTAATCATAAAGGGAAGCAAATTTTTCTTTTGCCCTTACATTACACTAGAAGGAAGAGAGTGGAGGCtggagagtaaaataagaaagaatAGAAAAGAGAATCATGACAGTGTTGGTGGGAAAAACATAAAAGATCGTCGGTAGGGATGATTCTAACGAATTTTTATGATTGGATTGAGGAAAGTATAAGTATTAGCAAAATAGGGAGAGGAAGGGGCAGACTTATGGAAAGAATGAATGATAGACCAGGAGAGTGAGGTTGGCTCTTACCATCACAGCCATTATCATTTCTTTCTCGTATTTCCTTtcttctatatcaataaattgaGTGAGATCAGCTTGCTTTACTCTTTATTTGCTCTAGTTGTTCCATTTTGTCTGTTAATTTTACTACCTAAGGTACCAGTTGTTACAACTGGTATCAGAGCAAGGTTCTGAGAGTGCGTTGTGTATGGCGTCCATGCGAGCCGCTGCAATCGAAGCAAGGATGGACAGATTGGAACACCGGATAGATGTGATGCAGGAGGAACAAACTAGAAATATGGAGATGATCCTGAAGAGACTGGAGGAGTTGGGGCCGCGAGGAAGGCAAGAAGGGAATAAGGCGGATGAGCAATCGCATGGAAATCAGAATGACAGAGAAACGAAGGAAAACTCGGCGGAGAGGAGGAGCGAGAATCTGGTAACCTCGCGCGTGGAGGTGAAGCGGAGGGTGGAACTCCTATCCTTCGAGGGGGAGGATGTGTGTGGGTGGCTGGTGAAGATTGAGAGGTATTTTCGCATGGCACAAATTCAGTCTGGGGAGAAACTCGATTACGTGACGCTGGCGTTCAGTGGGGAGGCCTTGACGTGGATAGAATGGTGGGAGGAACAGACTCCATTCTTCACATAGAGGAGATTTAAGGAAGACTTGCTGAAGAGGTTCCAACCTAGTACCATCGCGAATCCGATGGGTATGCTTTTGACGGTGAAATAGAGTGGGAACGGTGGCCCAATATCGTCGGGAGTTCGAGTCGGCGGCGAGAACATAGTGTGGCCTGGGGCACGAAGCCCTTATGTGCATCTTGAATGGATTGAAACCGGAGGTGTCTGCGGAGGTGGTGATCTCGGATTTTTTGAACCTCCAAGAGTTGATGGATCACGCGACTGTGATAGAACACCAAAACAATGCGTGGCGGGATGCGGGGATAGTTCTGGGAGGAAGAAGAGTGGATTCAGTTACTAGGGGCGGTGGGTTCATTCCGGGTCGGAGCTCCAACTGGATTCGGCAAGGCCCAAGTGTCCAAGTGGGTAATGGGATCCGAAATGGGGTTGTGGCCAATACACAAAGCTTTAAGTCTAATGTTGGACCAAATTCTATTTCCACTTCGATGAATTTAAGGGGAATAAGTAGTAATGGGCCTAGGCAGCAGGGAGTGAGAAGGCTGTCCTAAAGAGAATGGACTGAGAGACAGAAAAAAGAAGTGGGGACCAGAACATGTATGCCAAATGAAGCATTGTGAAATTATTCTTTTGGGCCAAGTAGGGGAGGAAGAAGTGGCTAAAGAGGCAGCAAACATGGGCCTTGAAGAAAAAGAAACTGAACCAGAGGCATTGGAGTTGCAGCTCTCTTCTTAGAGTTTTGGGATTTGACTACCCATAAGACTTTCAAGGTTCAAGGGAGAATGATTAGCCAAAGAGTGATTGTTCTCATCGACCATGGGGCTTCCACCAATTTCATAGTGACCAAATTAAGGTGGTGAAGAGACTTGGCCTTCCAACCTGTGAACTTCGAAAATTCAAGGTTGAAGTGGAAAATGATGCTTATGAGTGTGGGACGAGTGGTGTGGCAGAGGTAGAGCTGGAAGTACAAGGAGTCACCATTAAGCAATCTTACTTTGTAATAGAGTTGGGGAGCACTGAGGTGGTGCTAGGTGCTGGATGGATGGTGAGTTTGGGGAGATTTTGGGCCAACTACAATGAGATGATCCTTTGTTGGGTGGAGAAGGGGCGAGAACTGTGCATAAGAGGCGATCCCGCTCTGTCCCGGAAACGTGCCTCTTGAAAAGCCACCCTCCAATCTTTAAAGGAAGAAAAGGAATCGATCACTCTGGTTATGATGTGCGGTGAGCCAGAGCTGCTGGAGGTGGAGAATTAGCCCCTTCAAAAGCTGTTACAGCAGTTTGAGAATTTATTCCAAGCCCCTGAAGAACTTTCCCCTAAGTGTGTGAAGGATCACGCCATAGTTTTACAGGAAGGAGCTCAGATTCTGTGGATTCGGCCATATCGCTACCCACATTATCAAAAACGGAGATAGAAAAAATAGTTGAAGAGATGCTGCTACCGGGAGTAATTCAGCCAAGCACTAGTCCTTTTTCCAGCTCAGTCATACTAATGAAAAAGAAAGATGGTGGGTGGCGATTTTGCGTATATTATCGGGCACTCAATAGAGTCAGTATAGCGGATAAATTTCCTATCCCTATAATAGACGAGCTGCTGGATGAGTTAGGAGAGGCCAGGGTGTTTTCCAAGCTTGACCTGAAGTCTGGTTACCACCAAATTAGAATGAAAGAGGAAGACATTCACAAGACAGCTTTCCGCACACATGAAGTGTAACGGCCTAGCCTTTAGCCTCGAAGAAACAGCGCTTTTTCAGGATCAACCGgaatttttatggaatttttaggaattttagtgtATATAAGCACCTCCACTACACAGGTGCTatgtcatcaagctgctgagtcagcaacttgactgcaccagacacctctcctaatctaagcAGGCACGTCGCAAAAAGTTGCGTTTTTGAACCACTTCGGgtccgaatttcaaaattctgatttccatAGTTTTTCTCTATGTGACGAGCCGGTCTCGAATtttgagagaaaaattatattaatataatatttatatattattattttatttggaatattatattattattttttctaatgtgattaatgttgatctatgtttggtaatataataactgagctagaaatctaccggtaatggataataccagcattcttagatgaacttagcaatgctaatgcttcatcatatatcttttattctcatGATTATCATGTTACTAGTATTATTTATACTAGTAAAGCTCATGCTTATCCTTAAGTAGTATAATCTGATGTATCTAATTTTCGTAATTATCTTcagaatgatattttattattaaactctgaTGAGTCAGCACCCAGTGACACGTGGCTCTCCCAGAGTTAGCCACCACATGTTTCCTTTCTTGCTCTCCAAGCAAAGCTTTCTTAAGGAGAAAGTAAGAAATACTtgtgttctaatacatctagcttccgtaattatcctttcttgagatatttttacACCAAAATTTAGGATAATGCTTATCCAAACCCCACGTTCTCCCATGTATCATCATTAATATCATTTTTACTTTCTAAACaagttagaatttgaaattcttgagagagaaatggaagaatttccatgaaaacttccatgaacacctaagcttctttctccgttctttttcaaactaaaacccctatcaaaaatctaatccgaccaaaatgatcaaaTTCCTTAATTCTCTTTATTAAACACCTAAGGAAGAGTTCAAGAGAAAGTATTGAGGTATGTATGGTAATGAAAGAGGTTATAGAAACTTTCATACATGTTGGAAAGAAAAGGAATTAAAAGCTATATAGCAGTGTGCTTGACCTTACAGAGTAAGCAGAGAGCCTAAGGCTATGGTTGGTTTGTTTGAGGTCTAGctttgtataaagtatctgactgattcagcatagacttaatgaacctatacttggaacaagatgatcatttataccgcgtaggtaacttcttttatgtttatagtctagtaaagtatgaaaaatcaaactcttacagcatagacttaattgaacctatgcttgggacaAGTTGGTCATTCATACCATTAGGAAACTTTTCAGATTCTTATATCTGGAAAAGAAGTTTGGATTTATGGttaattaactgatttcttttgaaaaggttttgaatatTTGATTGTTAAACCATCAATTTTCAAAGGATTTAGAAACTTGCAAGCGGACATTATAAATGGACTTAACTATgaaccccgaccttactaagaactccccagttcttaccccttacacctcttcagatggacacgggagtcctGCCCTACGAGATTAATCATCCGTACATCCACGACAACCCAGTGCGCAGCTACGAGTATTACATCCGATGTGCGGCACCTTGTGTACGTAATTATATAGTACGTGACCCTGAGATCGAGGATATCTTTTCTGGTAGCAATGAGCCAGATAGGGCACCAGCGAGCAGGCATCATCACCTACCCAACGGTTTTCTGTGAGGGGCTTTTGGATCAGAGACGAGGAGATTTTTGAGGCGTCCATTCTAACCACGGTACCTTAGAGTGTTTCCCTCACTTGTACTAGCATGCTCAGAGGGAATAGGCATGTCATAGAGTTagcctagcctgggtgccagcttaggggcttttggACAGGCCAGGCCCCGGGACgtcttatgtatatatgtgtatatattataTGAGTCACTAACTGAAGGATGCTGTGTTATAATTCCTTACTAGTATAATTGAGCTGCTTCTGCATTATGATGTATATTGTGGTGTGATATTCCATGTATTGCCTTCTACAATTCCTTGAATGTGTGTACTCATGTTTCATTGTTATACTCTATGTATGCGACTCTAAACTactattgttttaaaaaaaaattaattactcgaaACTCGCGAGGTGTTAACAACATacaggcttatatttattaaatattacttaagttggggaaacaagttggtaacgttcaacttttagtatgatcatgacatgcTGGATGTTGGGCCGTTACATGAAGGCCATTACAAATTTCTAATGGTGTCGTTCGGACTTACTAACGCACCTTCGACATTTCAGGCACTCATGAATCAGATACTTTGGCCATTTTTGAGGAAATTCATTTTAGTTTTCTTTGGTGACATATTGGTGTATAGTGCTGGATGGGAGGAGCATTTGGTCCATTTATCCATGGTTTTTGAGGTACTGCAAAAGAATAAATTGTGCTTGAATAGGAAGAAGTGTAGCTTCACACAAGAAAAGGTTGAGTATTTAGGTCACATCATATCAGCGAGTCCTTAGGGACCTTAAAGGGTTGCGGGGGTTTTTGGGTCTTACGGGCTATTACCAGCGATTTGTGAAAAATTACAGCAAGATAGCATGACCTCTTACACAACTTCTGAAGAAGGACAATTTTGGGTGGGGAACAGAGGCATAAGAGGCTTTTGAAGCACTTAAGAAAGCCATGGTACCAGTTTCGGTCTTggttgttccatctttctctaaGCCTTTTGCTTTGGAGACTGATGCCTTTGGTAGAGGAGTGGGAACAGTCCTACTGCAAGAGGGAAAACCAATTGCGTACATGAGCCAGAAGCTATCAGAGCGTGCAGTGTATGAGAGGGAACTCATGGCAATACTGTTAGCAGTCAAACGTTGGAGGCACTATCTTTTGGGACAATATTTTACTGTGTATACTGACTAGAAAAGCCTCAAATTTCTGTTGGATCAGAGAATATGTGGGGAGGAATAGCAACGATGGATGACCAAGCTTCTTAGATATAATTTTGACATAAAGTACAAGGAGGGCAGCGAAAATACAATGGCCGATGCCCTTTCTCGGAAGTTTCAACTCTCTTTATTGTCAATTGTGCAGTCAGCCGAGTAGGATAAACTAGAGGAGGAGGTTCAAGCAGATGAGAGACTTCAAACCATAATACAGAGGCTGCTCAGAGGGGAAGAAGTGCCATTAAGGTATAAGTTAAAGCAAAGGAAGCTGCTACATATGGGGAGGATGGTAATTCCAGTGGATACCTAGGATTTTACAGGAGTTTCATGACTCGCGACTTGGGGGCCATTTGGATTCTTCCACACATATAAGAGAATTTTGGGAGTGTTATTTTGGGAGGGAATGAAAAAAGCTATTATGGACTACGTGTGGCAATATGAAGTTTGTCAAAAGAATAAACATTCGACATTGTCTCCAGCGGGGTTGTTGCAGCCACTGCCTATACCTGGGAATGTTTGGTCCGATGTGGCCATGGATTTCATTGGCGGGCTCCCAAAAGTAGCAGGTAAGGCTACTATCATGGTGGTGGTGGATAGGATGTNNNNNNNNNTCACCCCTTTACTGCAAAGGAGGTGGCTGAGGTTTTTGTCTGCGGAGTTGTATCACTTCATGGCTTTCCTAATTCAATTGTATCTGATAGGGACCATTTGTTTATGAGCGCCTTTTGGTCTGAGTTATTCAAGGCTGCGGGCACCACCCTCAAGATGAGTTTGGTATACCACCCGGAGACAGATGGGCAAAGCAAAGCCATAAATAAGTGTGTTGAAACGTATCTTCGCTGTTTTACTGGCACCAAACCAAGGCAGTGGCCAAACTGGTTGCATTGGGCAAAGTATTGGTACAACACCAATTACCATGGCTCAATCAAGATGACTCCCTTCAAGGCTTTGTATGGGAGGGAACCCCCGGTTCTGTTGCAGGGGGAAGGTGAGACCAGTGTGGAGGTCGTGAAGGTGTTGTTAGAAGAAAGGAACTAAGTGATTGATGAATTGAAGCATCACTTGACTCGTGCTCAAGAGCGCATAAAGCAGTATGCGGATAGAAAGAGAAGGGAGTTAGATTTTTAAGTGGGAGATTCAGTTTATTTGAAGATTCAACCTTATAGGTTGAGATCCTTGGCTAAGCAGCACAATCAAAAATTGAGTCCACGGTATTATAGCCCGTTTGAAGTTTTGGCAAGGGTGGGACATGTTGCTTATAAACTCAAGTTTCCAGAAGGGTCGAAGGTCCATCCTATTTTTCATGTTTCGTTGCTCAAGAAAAGTGTGAACTCCACTACTCAATCTTAGCCATTGCCCATGGCTTCGCAAGAAGATTACGAGCTACAGACCGAGCCTGAACAGTTGCTGGCAGTGCGAGAGAATACTGCTGCTCAATTGGAGGTACTAATTAAATGGAAAGACTTGTCAGAATTCGATGACTCTTGGGAGGCAGCAGCAGATATTCAGGAGGCTTTTCTCTCATTCTACCTTGAGGACAAAGTGCATCTTTAAGAGGGGGGTATTGTTACATACCCAAACAAGAATGAAGTATTAGGAATAAAAATTTCTAATCATAAAGGGAAGTAAATTTTTTCTCTGCCGTTACATTACACTAGAAAAAAGAGAATGGAAGGTAAAATAGGAAAGAATAGAGAAGAGAATCATGATAGTGTTAGTGAAAAAAACGTAAAAGATTGTCAATAGAAATAATTCTGACGGATTTTTATGATTAGAGTGAAAAGAGTATAAGTATTAACAAAATAGAGACAGAAAAGAGCTGACTTATGAAAAAGATGAAGGATTGACTAGGAGAGTGAGGCTAGCTCTTACTATCACAGCCTAAACCTTTCTTTCTTGTATTTCCTTTTTTCTATATCTGTAAATTGAGTGAGATCATTTTACTTTATTCTTTATTTGCTCTAGCGGTTCCATTTTATCTGTTAATTTCACTATCTAGGTATCAGTTGTTACATTCATCCAATTCTAATTACCTAATTCATAATTAATACAATGTTGCAATTTCACATACATTATTGTATATTCCCAATAATTGTTACTAGTTATCAGTGTTTGCCAAATGATGTATAACATCAATTACACACGGGCCCGGGAAATCAAATCAATCTATGTGGTAACGTTTGGTAATTGAGACAGAAACACAGTATTGTTAACTAAAATTTCAATTTCGAGAGATAAAATTTTTGAGGctacaaattaaaattttaataccaTTTGTTAGCTGTGCATCCCTCTACTATCTACTGCCCAATTTGACACACTTAGCTCAATTTGGTTTATAAGAGAGCACTTTCAGTTTATTAAGCTTGCTACCACGCTAGCTAATATAATTTGACTCACTGATCCAAGAAATAAGGATTAAAAGTTTGTGCCCCAAAAAAAAACATTATATGAGTACACAGATGGCTCATGGCTGGCTTCTCAATCTGAATATCTGACGGTTgggcaaaaaataattaaatagataaaaataaatttgattttcctgcatacaataacaataataatttctGTTTAGTTTTTTCTTTCTAAGTGTTTATTCCGTTGCTTatcaaagtaataataataaatggaAAATTTTTATGTACAGATTTATTATATAAacctttattaaattttaaaatatttttaattaaagtatTTCCTGAAAATACATAACAAAAAGTTTATGTTATATGTTGacgaaaaataaaatttatgttaTGATCCACTTATTTTAAAGGGATAAAGAAATTGATCCCACAAATTTCAGTATTTTAAGACGCATGGAGCCCACGACCACATGATGAATTGGCACTTTTTCGGTgtgagatagaaagagaaagagaagcccAATCAATAATACACACTAGACACTACTGAGTAGTGAGTACTGACAACACAACACAGCTCGATTACTGTGCCATTAGCCTAACTGCCCCAACACCTCACTCACTCCCCTCACACAGTTGCACTGCGCAAACCCTAAACTCCAccactctctctttctctcgAAAACATGTCGAGCGCCGATCCCGAACACCGGGAAGAGGATGAAGCACCCGCTCCGATTCGACAAGGATGGGAATCAGTGGAAGGAGCGAGGCGCAGGTACCGTCAAGTTCCTGAAGCACAAGGCTACTGGCAAGGTTAGGCTTCTCATGAGGCAATCCAAAACCCTCAAGATCTGCGCCAATCATCTCAGTATGTGATTCCTTTCATTTGCATCTTCTttcattgcttttattttatttgatcttgttttttcatttctctttttttagGTTGAGtttttttcccccttttttttgtCATCATCTTTGCCGTTTGATTGTCGCAGTTTTAGCTACTATGTCCGTGCAAGAGCATGCTGGGAACGATAAATCTTGCGTCTGGCATGCAAGGGACTTTGCTGACGGCGAACTCAAGGATGAGCTCTTCTGCATCCGATTCCCTTCAGTTGAAAGTGAGCATgtccttttttctttttggataaTCCTGCTTGGAtgtttttgactatttttttaATGCCTTTTTTTAGTTGATTAGATTAAATTGTGATTGTGTTTGACAAAGTCTGTCACCACTTGGCTGCTATTCATGAATGTACTGATTTCTGTTTTATGTTGATCAATGATCTGTGATGTTCATCTTGTGCCTTGGTACATTTAATCGGTTCGTTGAGTCTATGCTTATTTTATTTGTAGTTTGAACTTTAAACCAACCAAGCACAGCGTATTCTGTTTTGCACCCAGTGTTCTTTGATACTCTGAGATACTAGCGTATTTGTGTGTCTTTTCCTATGTTTGTTGGTTAAAGTTTGCTAAATCACTTGCATTAAAATTTTCTTATGAATTTGGAGTGAATTGAGCAGTTTGAACCGGAGTCTGTTGTCACATTTCCTGAGAACTTTTTAAGCATTATAGTTAATTAGGGCCTTAGGAGACATTTCTCACTTAACTGTACTTCCATTGTGTTTTGTTTGCAACAATTATTAGAGAGGAACTTACTGTTATTTTGACGGCTTCTTTATGCACTTAACTATATCATTTATTATTACCTTGCTAGTTGTGTGTTGTCTTGATGTGGTGAAGTTATCTACATATGTGATTAATTATAACAAGTTATCTAGCAGGCTTCTGTGCATTTGATGACTATATCTTTTTGTATGTATATGAGGATATCTAATCCCCCTCTGTTGTCCATTATGCCATTCTTTTCTTGCTAATGAAATTTTCTTCTATCAAATGAGAACAAAGTATCTGATAACTATATTCAATAAATGTTggaagcatagcttttttttattGTGGATAGCGACTCATGGCAGAGCGCCAAAAATCTGCCATAGGATTATGGCGTATGCGTTTCGGAAAATGGTGGATGGACTGAAAATACATGCATATGTACaacaaaaatgaagaaaaactGCACATGTAATAGATTATAAAATCTAATCAATATAAGCAACTTTCTACCCATAAA from Arachis ipaensis cultivar K30076 chromosome B09, Araip1.1, whole genome shotgun sequence includes these protein-coding regions:
- the LOC107616307 gene encoding ran-binding protein 1 homolog b, which gives rise to MKHPLRFDKDGNQWKERGAGTVKFLKHKATGKVRLLMRQSKTLKICANHLILATMSVQEHAGNDKSCVWHARDFADGELKDELFCIRFPSVENCKSFMETFQEVAESQKKEEGEEGSAAAGLLEKLSVEEKTDAKKKDEKSEEKESKTQQETKADAEKEGEEPASSA